A window of Fodinibius salinus contains these coding sequences:
- the pheT gene encoding phenylalanine--tRNA ligase subunit beta, which translates to MKISYNWLNEFIDLDLSPEETAEKLTLIGLEVEEITSHGSQLEGVVVGEINEVKEHSNADRLQVCTVDTGSETVQIVCGADNVAAGQKVPVATVGTTLPIETENGEPFTIREAKLRGEESKGMICAEDEIGISDDHEGIMVLDQNTEVGIPLNEAIDLYEDSVIEIEITPNRPDATCHLGVARDLAAALDLELNKPFDTDFDNQEPLEEIKIDIKAPKKCHRYVGKMVKGITVQESPSWLKNKLRAIGVRPVNNIVDITNYVMFELGQPLHAFDADTIKGDKIIVKDYAEAIEFETLDHIERTCSPGTLFICDAEEPVAIAGVMGGVDSEVSDETANVLIESAYFDPATTRKTAKEQVLQSDASYRFERGVDPQLQRIAAERAAELIAELGNGSIVERCTDQHPVKAESHELRLRKSYVNRLLGTEFSINEIEDILDGLELTTVEKDEAEIVYSIPTFRPDLQREVDLIEEVGRLFDYNNIPSPKHGKFTSPEPLTEWEQLLSKAKETAKSLQFREIYSNSLMPEADAELLGDLDYMIHTLNPISTDMTTLRPSLQYGFLTSVAYNFNRNIDQLRFFEVGNVFNKADEGTYHSNIKEETNILFGLAGFKTTEHWKTDAKHFEVFDLKAPVKTFLEQLEVYDSLETTATDANELKYLYEELEVGRIYKISDELRNHYEIEYPAFVAEFSLSQIYNIRQEISPQKYEPVSKFPSFEFDFAVIVDSTITAGTLLNDIEETAGTSLKHLEVFDVFEDESLGENKKSIAFRLSFLNKNKTLTINDVEPIINKIIRVLEKNHSAELRS; encoded by the coding sequence ATGAAGATTTCATATAACTGGCTTAACGAATTTATCGATCTTGATTTATCGCCTGAAGAGACCGCCGAAAAGCTTACGCTTATTGGGCTTGAAGTAGAAGAGATAACATCCCACGGCAGTCAGCTTGAAGGCGTAGTTGTGGGCGAAATCAATGAAGTAAAGGAGCATTCCAATGCCGACCGGCTGCAAGTCTGTACAGTCGATACAGGCTCTGAGACCGTACAAATTGTCTGTGGAGCTGATAATGTAGCTGCAGGACAAAAAGTACCGGTAGCCACGGTTGGCACTACCTTGCCAATTGAAACCGAAAATGGTGAACCCTTTACCATTCGAGAAGCCAAACTTCGGGGAGAGGAATCCAAAGGGATGATCTGTGCCGAAGATGAGATTGGCATAAGTGATGACCATGAAGGCATTATGGTGCTTGATCAAAATACAGAAGTTGGTATTCCCCTCAATGAAGCTATCGATCTTTATGAGGATTCGGTAATTGAAATTGAAATCACCCCTAACCGTCCGGATGCAACCTGTCACCTGGGCGTGGCACGCGATCTTGCTGCCGCACTGGACTTGGAATTAAACAAACCATTTGATACTGATTTTGATAATCAAGAACCACTCGAAGAAATAAAAATTGATATTAAAGCGCCCAAAAAGTGCCATCGCTATGTGGGCAAAATGGTAAAAGGTATAACCGTCCAGGAATCACCCTCTTGGCTCAAAAACAAATTGCGTGCAATTGGTGTACGTCCCGTTAACAACATCGTTGATATTACTAATTATGTAATGTTTGAACTGGGGCAACCCTTACACGCCTTTGATGCCGATACTATTAAAGGTGACAAAATTATAGTCAAAGATTATGCAGAAGCAATAGAGTTTGAAACACTTGATCATATTGAGCGAACATGCTCACCGGGCACTTTATTTATCTGTGATGCTGAAGAGCCTGTTGCCATCGCAGGCGTGATGGGCGGCGTAGATTCAGAGGTGAGCGATGAAACCGCTAATGTACTTATCGAAAGTGCTTATTTTGATCCCGCAACAACACGAAAGACTGCCAAAGAACAGGTATTGCAAAGCGATGCTTCCTACCGGTTCGAACGGGGCGTTGATCCACAACTGCAGCGTATTGCTGCCGAACGTGCCGCTGAACTTATTGCAGAACTTGGCAACGGTAGTATTGTAGAAAGATGCACAGACCAACATCCGGTAAAGGCAGAGTCCCATGAACTTCGATTGCGTAAATCATACGTTAACCGATTGCTGGGCACTGAATTTTCTATAAACGAAATTGAGGATATATTGGATGGCTTGGAACTCACCACTGTAGAAAAAGACGAGGCCGAAATTGTGTACTCCATCCCTACTTTTCGTCCCGATCTTCAGCGCGAAGTTGATCTTATTGAAGAGGTAGGTCGTCTGTTTGATTATAACAACATTCCAAGTCCTAAACACGGCAAGTTTACTTCTCCCGAACCCCTCACAGAGTGGGAGCAGTTACTCTCTAAGGCGAAAGAAACTGCCAAAAGCCTACAGTTTCGCGAAATCTACTCCAACTCTCTTATGCCCGAAGCAGACGCAGAACTGCTGGGAGACCTGGACTATATGATCCATACTCTAAATCCGATCTCTACGGATATGACAACCTTACGTCCCTCACTGCAATATGGCTTCCTTACTTCTGTTGCCTACAACTTCAATCGGAATATAGATCAACTCCGCTTCTTCGAGGTTGGTAATGTATTCAACAAAGCAGATGAAGGGACTTATCACTCCAATATTAAAGAGGAAACAAACATCCTCTTTGGTTTGGCGGGATTCAAAACAACAGAACACTGGAAAACTGACGCTAAACATTTTGAAGTTTTTGATCTTAAAGCACCTGTTAAAACTTTTCTGGAACAACTGGAAGTTTATGATTCCCTGGAAACAACTGCTACTGATGCAAACGAGCTAAAATACCTGTATGAAGAGCTTGAAGTAGGTAGGATATATAAAATTAGTGATGAGCTGCGCAACCATTACGAAATTGAATATCCTGCATTTGTAGCTGAATTCTCACTTTCACAAATTTATAACATTCGGCAAGAGATTTCACCGCAAAAATATGAACCTGTTTCGAAATTCCCCTCTTTTGAGTTCGATTTTGCTGTTATCGTGGATAGCACTATTACAGCCGGCACACTCTTAAACGATATCGAAGAGACAGCCGGAACATCGCTAAAACACTTAGAAGTATTTGACGTTTTTGAGGATGAATCACTTGGTGAGAATAAAAAAAGTATTGCGTTCCGATTGTCTTTTCTCAATAAAAATAAAACATTGACTATCAACGATGTAGAACCTATAATTAATAAAATTATAAGGGTTCTTGAGAAAAACCATTCAGCTGAACTTCGATCATAA
- a CDS encoding cell division protein ZapA, with the protein MKSIKVTILGKQYPLKVDESEEEAMRRIAQYVDEKFRQYKKELKKQPDTTVMTLAALSISEELFEERKRNRELSQQEDKVLKDVNASLEEFIDEIKS; encoded by the coding sequence ATGAAATCAATTAAAGTAACCATACTGGGCAAACAGTATCCCCTGAAAGTTGATGAGTCTGAAGAAGAGGCTATGCGACGTATAGCGCAGTATGTTGACGAAAAGTTTCGCCAATATAAAAAAGAGCTGAAGAAACAGCCCGATACTACTGTCATGACACTGGCGGCGCTCAGTATTTCAGAAGAACTTTTTGAAGAACGAAAACGAAATCGCGAGCTTAGCCAACAAGAAGATAAGGTATTGAAAGATGTAAATGCCTCACTTGAAGAGTTCATCGACGAGATCAAGAGTTAG
- a CDS encoding TIGR00282 family metallophosphoesterase has product MSKDLINILFIGDIVGEPGLSLLDTILPSLIEKHEADFVIANGENSHKGKGINRSIIKRLYDLGVHVITGGNHSFAKYKVFDYMKEDGNILRPMNYPKGNPGYGFGVYDIPSTDKKIGVLNLQGRTFMQPIDDPFTTAEWVLDRMKDDGADIFFIDFHAEATAEKLAMAWDLDGEISVFVGTHTHIPTHDARIFPQGMGYISDVGMTGSFDSVLGMDKNTSMNRFKLATPHRYRLAEGNNHLCGILAKVDTETANCEHIEPIIYPAFNSSNLES; this is encoded by the coding sequence ATGTCAAAAGATCTCATAAATATTCTTTTTATCGGCGATATTGTCGGTGAACCCGGTCTGAGCCTCCTTGACACGATCCTGCCCAGCCTTATTGAAAAACACGAAGCTGATTTCGTAATTGCCAACGGTGAAAATTCGCATAAAGGCAAAGGCATTAACCGGTCAATTATAAAACGGCTTTACGACCTTGGAGTGCATGTTATTACCGGCGGGAACCATTCATTTGCCAAATATAAAGTCTTCGACTACATGAAAGAAGATGGCAACATTCTTCGCCCTATGAATTACCCCAAGGGAAATCCCGGTTATGGCTTCGGGGTTTATGACATCCCTAGTACTGATAAAAAAATTGGCGTATTGAACCTGCAAGGGCGTACTTTTATGCAGCCTATCGATGACCCTTTTACGACGGCAGAATGGGTTTTAGATCGGATGAAGGATGATGGGGCTGATATCTTCTTTATTGATTTCCATGCTGAAGCTACAGCCGAAAAACTAGCAATGGCCTGGGACCTGGACGGCGAAATATCGGTCTTTGTAGGCACTCATACCCATATTCCCACACACGATGCACGAATTTTCCCGCAAGGAATGGGATATATTAGTGATGTAGGCATGACCGGTTCCTTTGACTCTGTACTGGGCATGGATAAAAATACTTCGATGAATCGTTTTAAGCTGGCTACCCCTCACCGCTACCGATTGGCCGAAGGTAACAATCATCTCTGTGGAATTCTTGCAAAGGTGGATACAGAAACGGCAAATTGTGAACATATTGAACCTATCATTTACCCTGCCTTTAATTCCAGCAATCTCGAAAGCTAA
- a CDS encoding ABC transporter ATP-binding protein: MSIILEGNDITKRFDSKSGNEKLTILNSTNIQIEKGSVVTVVGASGCGKSTLLHILGGLDQPDEGSVSWNGQSIYEMDKKALAEFRNTKLGFVFQFHHLLPEFTALENIMMPSLIRGNTADETEKRARGLLEDFGIPGRAEHRPTQLSGGEQQRVAMARALINNPDLILADEPTGNLDEENTEILLKLLFDLREEEDVSLLLITHEKDIARRSDIIYELSKGQLHEL, encoded by the coding sequence ATGTCTATTATTTTAGAAGGCAACGATATTACTAAAAGGTTCGACAGTAAGTCTGGCAATGAGAAGCTTACTATCCTTAATAGTACCAATATTCAAATTGAAAAAGGCTCTGTTGTTACAGTTGTAGGTGCCAGCGGATGCGGAAAAAGTACGCTTCTGCATATTTTAGGCGGACTGGATCAACCTGATGAAGGAAGCGTATCATGGAACGGACAATCAATTTATGAAATGGATAAAAAGGCACTGGCCGAATTCCGAAACACTAAGCTGGGATTTGTCTTTCAGTTTCATCATCTACTACCAGAGTTTACGGCTCTGGAAAATATTATGATGCCGAGCCTTATTCGTGGAAATACAGCAGATGAAACTGAAAAACGGGCACGGGGTTTGTTAGAAGACTTTGGCATACCCGGTCGTGCTGAACACCGCCCTACTCAACTTTCCGGCGGCGAACAGCAGCGGGTAGCCATGGCACGGGCACTGATCAATAATCCCGATTTAATTTTGGCGGACGAACCTACCGGCAATCTTGATGAAGAAAATACTGAAATACTATTGAAACTACTTTTTGACCTTCGTGAGGAAGAAGACGTCAGTCTGCTTTTAATTACTCATGAGAAGGATATTGCCCGACGTTCTGACATTATTTATGAACTTTCAAAAGGTCAGCTGCACGAACTTTAA
- a CDS encoding tetratricopeptide repeat protein, producing MSKKQVKEELEHDILLDTFSKAQSFYDQNRSAIIGAAVAILLIIGGSIGYYYYTSAQEAEAQQLMTNPTKAYLNQDYQTALTGSEQDFTVGFKQIIDNYSITDAANLARYYAAVCEFNLGNPQNALTYLENYEVPQGIMGVGPISFRGVVLTDIGNHSQAADTYVKAAEWNVNDATTPYNYLEAAKAFQKAGNNAKAKEYAQKVISEYSNSSQVADAQKVLGMLATAK from the coding sequence ATGAGTAAAAAACAGGTAAAAGAGGAATTAGAGCACGATATTCTGCTTGATACATTTTCTAAAGCACAAAGTTTTTATGATCAAAATCGCTCAGCAATAATTGGTGCTGCTGTTGCAATTCTCTTAATAATCGGAGGTTCAATAGGATATTATTATTATACCTCTGCCCAAGAAGCTGAAGCACAGCAGCTAATGACTAACCCAACAAAAGCCTATTTAAACCAAGATTACCAAACGGCATTAACGGGGTCAGAACAGGATTTTACTGTTGGTTTTAAGCAAATTATTGACAACTACAGTATCACTGATGCAGCAAATCTGGCACGATATTATGCTGCCGTTTGTGAATTCAATCTTGGAAATCCCCAAAATGCTTTAACCTATCTTGAAAATTACGAAGTGCCACAAGGGATTATGGGCGTTGGACCTATTTCGTTTCGAGGCGTTGTACTGACGGACATTGGGAATCACAGCCAAGCCGCTGATACCTATGTGAAAGCTGCCGAGTGGAATGTGAATGATGCCACGACCCCTTACAATTATCTTGAAGCAGCTAAGGCTTTTCAAAAAGCCGGTAATAATGCCAAAGCAAAAGAATATGCTCAAAAAGTTATATCTGAGTACAGTAACAGCTCACAAGTTGCTGATGCCCAGAAAGTGCTGGGAATGCTGGCAACTGCTAAGTAA
- a CDS encoding methylmalonyl-CoA mutase family protein translates to MSDDSTTSQTTKAATDNDTSTGSSATPEVYESEHNIRFVTAASLFDGHDASINIMRRILQSSGAEVIHLGHNRSVQEIVDCAIQEDVQGIAVSSYQGGHMEYFKYMIELLDERGASHINVFGGGGGVIVEDEIKELHEAGVSRIFSVEDGSEMGLQGMINYMLEKCDFDTADVESVNAREITDRNPKTLARCISALENDHDEIISFDDDQLFDGDGNLIESRKNGHPIPLIGITGTGGAGKSSLTDELVRRFLTEFEDMNIAIISIDPSKVRTGGALLGDRIRMNSLDPERVFMRSLATRASNRTTSKSIKGAIEVCKTAGFDLVIVETSGIGQSDTEIVNITDIPLYVMTSEYGAATQLEKINMLDLAEIVVLNKFEKKGSLDALRDVRKQMKRNRGAWNADPDQMPVYPTIAAQFNDEGVNRLFKSLVDTVNSHYSLSWETQLYTSPEPAEDIQAQAIIPGKRKRYLSEISESIRDYHEWAERQSEIAAKLDQVSGTLDQLEQWSPDNQEDMEGTLESMEEHWADKLDARCKKILEEWDDLYEEYRQEYVEVQVRDKTFKNKMFRESLSGLDIPRVALPKTDHKGEQLKFALKENLPGYYPFTAGVFEFKREGEDPTRMFAGEGTPERTNKRFHYLSEGMPAARLSTAFDSVTLYGEDPDHRPDIYGKVGNSGVSICTLDDMKKLYSGFELTSRKTSVSMTINGPAPMILAMFMNTAIDQEVERYLKENGEWEEAKKKIKEYFDEKGVEAPEYNAELPENNDEFGLGLLGITGDQLVDEETYNRIKEEAMSVVRGTVQADILKEDQAQNTCIFSTEFALKMMGDIQQYFTDHKVRNYYSVSISGYHIAEAGANPITQAAFTLANGFTYVEYYLSRGMDIDTFAHNLSFFFSNGLDPEYAVIGRVARRIWAVAMREKYGANRRSQKLKYHIQTSGRSLHAQDIQFNDIRTTLQALMAIYDNCNSLHTNAYDEAITTPTEESVRRALAIQLIINKEMGPAKNENINQGSYFIEELTDLVEEAILTEFDRLTERGGVLGAMENMYQRGKIQDESLHYESKKHSGEKPIIGVNTFINEDAEEQEEEKDVDLIRSTKEEKEQQIESLEAFWERNKDESEEAIARLKKVARENGNTFKELMETVKVASLGEISDALYEVGGQYRRNM, encoded by the coding sequence ATGTCTGACGATTCAACTACTTCTCAAACAACAAAAGCTGCTACGGATAACGATACCAGCACAGGAAGTTCTGCCACTCCAGAGGTCTATGAGTCGGAGCATAATATTCGCTTTGTGACTGCAGCAAGTCTTTTTGATGGTCATGATGCCAGCATTAATATCATGCGGCGCATTTTGCAGAGTAGCGGAGCTGAGGTTATTCACCTGGGGCATAACCGTTCGGTGCAAGAGATTGTTGATTGTGCTATTCAGGAAGATGTACAGGGTATCGCAGTAAGCTCATATCAGGGCGGACACATGGAGTATTTTAAATATATGATTGAGCTGCTGGATGAGCGAGGTGCCTCTCACATCAACGTGTTTGGCGGCGGTGGCGGAGTGATTGTGGAAGACGAGATTAAAGAACTGCACGAGGCAGGAGTGTCGCGCATTTTCTCCGTCGAAGACGGTAGCGAAATGGGGCTGCAGGGGATGATCAACTATATGCTTGAGAAATGTGATTTCGACACAGCAGATGTTGAATCAGTAAATGCACGTGAAATTACTGATCGTAATCCCAAGACGCTTGCACGCTGTATCTCTGCTCTTGAAAACGACCACGATGAGATCATTTCTTTTGATGACGATCAGCTTTTTGATGGTGATGGCAATTTGATTGAATCCCGAAAAAATGGCCATCCTATTCCTCTTATTGGGATTACCGGTACCGGTGGGGCGGGCAAAAGTTCGCTGACCGATGAGCTTGTCCGCCGATTTCTGACTGAGTTTGAGGACATGAATATTGCGATCATTTCTATTGATCCCTCCAAGGTCCGTACTGGTGGTGCATTGCTGGGAGATCGGATTCGTATGAATAGTCTGGATCCCGAGCGAGTATTTATGCGCAGTCTTGCTACACGTGCAAGTAATAGAACAACAAGTAAGTCTATAAAAGGAGCTATTGAAGTTTGTAAGACCGCCGGTTTTGACTTGGTTATTGTGGAGACCAGCGGTATTGGTCAAAGCGATACTGAAATTGTCAACATCACGGATATCCCCCTGTATGTTATGACCAGCGAGTACGGTGCGGCTACCCAGCTGGAAAAAATTAATATGCTGGATCTGGCTGAAATCGTTGTGCTCAATAAGTTTGAAAAGAAAGGGTCATTGGATGCGCTCCGTGATGTGCGTAAACAGATGAAGCGTAATCGAGGGGCGTGGAACGCAGATCCTGACCAGATGCCGGTATATCCTACTATTGCCGCTCAATTTAATGATGAGGGGGTAAACAGGCTATTTAAATCCTTGGTAGATACAGTCAATTCGCACTACAGCTTGAGTTGGGAGACACAGCTTTATACCAGTCCCGAACCTGCTGAGGATATACAGGCTCAAGCCATCATTCCCGGAAAGCGTAAGCGATATCTGTCAGAAATATCCGAGTCCATACGTGATTATCATGAATGGGCTGAAAGACAGTCAGAAATAGCCGCTAAGCTTGATCAGGTATCGGGGACACTTGACCAGCTGGAACAGTGGTCACCGGATAATCAGGAGGACATGGAAGGTACACTCGAAAGCATGGAAGAACACTGGGCAGACAAGCTGGATGCCCGCTGCAAGAAAATCTTGGAAGAATGGGACGATCTGTACGAAGAGTACCGGCAAGAGTATGTGGAAGTACAGGTGCGGGACAAGACATTTAAGAACAAAATGTTTCGTGAATCGCTTAGTGGATTGGATATTCCCCGAGTTGCTCTTCCCAAAACTGACCATAAAGGAGAGCAGCTGAAGTTTGCACTCAAAGAAAACTTACCCGGCTACTATCCTTTTACGGCCGGGGTCTTTGAATTTAAGCGCGAAGGCGAAGATCCAACACGGATGTTTGCCGGTGAAGGTACACCCGAGCGGACCAACAAACGGTTCCACTATTTGAGTGAAGGTATGCCGGCAGCTCGACTTTCTACAGCTTTTGATTCAGTGACGCTGTACGGTGAAGATCCTGATCATCGCCCCGATATTTATGGGAAAGTTGGGAATTCAGGTGTCAGCATTTGTACACTTGATGACATGAAGAAATTGTATTCGGGTTTTGAGCTTACCTCTCGAAAGACATCTGTTTCTATGACCATTAACGGTCCGGCTCCCATGATCTTGGCGATGTTTATGAATACGGCTATTGATCAGGAAGTTGAACGTTATCTAAAAGAAAACGGAGAGTGGGAAGAAGCTAAGAAGAAGATAAAAGAATATTTCGATGAAAAGGGGGTAGAAGCTCCGGAATATAATGCTGAACTGCCTGAAAATAACGATGAGTTCGGATTGGGTTTGCTTGGTATTACCGGCGACCAGCTCGTTGACGAAGAGACCTATAACCGTATTAAAGAGGAGGCGATGTCGGTAGTACGGGGCACAGTACAGGCCGATATCTTGAAAGAAGACCAGGCGCAAAATACCTGTATTTTTTCTACTGAATTTGCCTTGAAGATGATGGGTGATATCCAGCAGTACTTTACGGATCACAAGGTGCGTAATTACTATTCGGTATCAATATCGGGTTACCATATTGCTGAGGCAGGTGCAAATCCCATTACACAGGCTGCTTTTACCTTGGCCAATGGCTTTACTTATGTGGAGTATTATCTGTCCCGTGGAATGGATATTGACACTTTTGCACACAACTTGTCATTCTTTTTCAGCAATGGACTTGATCCCGAGTATGCAGTAATCGGAAGAGTGGCGCGACGCATCTGGGCAGTGGCTATGCGCGAGAAGTACGGTGCCAATAGACGTTCTCAAAAACTAAAATATCATATTCAAACAAGCGGTCGCTCGCTACACGCTCAAGACATTCAATTTAATGATATTCGAACGACCCTACAGGCGCTGATGGCGATTTATGACAATTGTAACTCGTTGCATACCAATGCATATGATGAGGCTATCACCACGCCTACCGAAGAGTCTGTACGGCGTGCATTGGCCATACAGCTGATTATCAACAAGGAGATGGGGCCTGCTAAAAATGAAAATATTAACCAGGGTTCCTATTTTATTGAAGAGCTAACGGATTTGGTTGAAGAAGCCATTCTCACTGAATTTGACCGCCTGACTGAGCGCGGCGGTGTGCTTGGAGCAATGGAAAATATGTACCAGCGGGGCAAAATTCAGGATGAAAGCCTGCATTACGAATCCAAAAAGCACAGTGGAGAAAAACCAATTATCGGCGTTAATACCTTCATCAATGAGGATGCCGAAGAACAGGAAGAAGAGAAAGACGTTGACCTGATTCGCTCTACCAAAGAAGAAAAAGAGCAGCAGATTGAAAGCCTGGAGGCGTTCTGGGAGCGAAATAAGGATGAGTCTGAAGAAGCAATAGCACGGCTCAAAAAAGTGGCGCGCGAAAATGGAAATACCTTTAAAGAGCTTATGGAAACGGTGAAAGTTGCTTCACTGGGAGAAATCTCTGATGCGCTTTATGAAGTCGGTGGGCAGTATCGCAGAAATATGTAA